A genome region from Dreissena polymorpha isolate Duluth1 chromosome 16, UMN_Dpol_1.0, whole genome shotgun sequence includes the following:
- the LOC127862298 gene encoding glucose dehydrogenase [FAD, quinone]-like — MRNLHVSLQSFATKVQIDESDKTAKGVYYIKDGRKHYVKARREIILSGGTINTPQLLLLSGIGPSSHLKEKNIPVIADLPVGQNLQDHLYIPLLSHINQSLSITRDGVESYWMKLLYALLGKGIYSTSSLDTSAFLHLEKANVGKRYPDIQMIFFATLFSVNVLNYEGHIASALLNSDANQHGFTTALCLTRPFSRGQITLKSNDPFDHPTIDPKFLEDERDVKTLIGGIRIWEKLMETPDMKALGVDIDRMKMPFCSNHKFRSDEYWECLIRHIGITEYHHSGTCKMGPIDDPRTVVDPELRVKGIKSLRVADASVFPNVTSGNTNAPSIMVGEKAADLIRGKDTVSEFRRNI; from the coding sequence atgagaaaTTTGCACGTTTCACTGCAAAGTTTTGCAACGAAAGTTCAAATCGACGAAAGCGATAAAACAGCAAAAGGCGTTTATTATATCAAGGACGGCAGAAAACACTACGTAAAAGCAAGGCGTGAGATTATTCTTTCTGGCGGAACAATAAATACTCCTCAACTGCTTTTGTTATCCGGTATAGGGCCCAGTAGCCACCTCAAAGAAAAGAATATTCCAGTAATAGCTGATTTACCTGTAGGACAGAATTTACAAGACCATTTGTATATACCACTGTTGTCACATATCAACCAAAGTTTGAGCATTACCAGAGATGGCGTCGAAAGCTACTGGATGAAACTCCTTTACGCGCTACTGGGAAAAGGTATATATTCTACTTCTTCGCTAGACACTTCAGCGTTTCTGCATTTAGAGAAGGCTAACGTTGGAAAGAGGTATCCGGATATTCAAATGATCTTTTTCGCAACATTGTTTTCAGTAAACGTGTTAAATTATGAAGGTCACATAGCGAGTGCGCTGCTGAATAGTGACGCAAACCAGCACGGCTTTACAACTGCTCTATGTCTTACGAGACCGTTCAGTCGGGGGCAAATTACACTGAAAAGTAACGATCCGTTCGACCATCCGACTATTGACCCGAAATTCTTAGAGGACGAAAGAGATGTGAAAACTCTGATTGGAGGAATCCGTATATGGGAGAAGCTAATGGAGACACCAGATATGAAGGCACTGGGCGTTGATATCGACCGGATGAAGATGCCCTTCTGTTCGAATCACAAGTTCCGCTCTGATGAGTACTGGGAATGTCTCATACGTCACATCGGGATCACCGAGTATCACCATTCTGGAACTTGCAAGATGGGACCGATAGATGATCCTAGAACAGTGGTTGACCCTGAGTTGAGGGTCAAAGGAATTAAAAGTCTTCGTGTTGCGGACGCGTCTGTGTTTCCAAATGTTACTTCTGGCAATACAAATGCTCCATCCATTATGGTGGGAGAAAAGGCAGCAGATTTGATCAGAGGAAAAGACACAGTTTCTGAATTTCGCagaaatatttga